From one Papio anubis isolate 15944 chromosome 12, Panubis1.0, whole genome shotgun sequence genomic stretch:
- the ASCL2 gene encoding achaete-scute homolog 2, whose amino-acid sequence MDGGALPRSAPPAPRVPVSCAARRRPTSPELLRCSRRRRPATAETGGSAAAVARRNERERNRVKLVNLGFQALRQHVPHGGASKKLSKVETLRSAVEYIRALQRLLAEHDAVRNALAGGLRPPAVRPSAPRGQPGTTAVAASPSRASSSPGRGGSSEPGSPRSAYSSDDSGCEGALSPAERELLDFSSWLGGY is encoded by the coding sequence ATGGACGGCGGCGCACTGCCCAGGTCCGCGCCCCCTGCGCCCCGCGTCCCTGTCAGCTGCGCTGCCCGGCGGAGACCCACGTCCCCGGAACTGTTGCGCTGCAGCCGGCGGCGGCGACCGGCCACCGCAGAGACCGGGGGCAGCGCAGCGGCCGTAGCGCGGCGCAATGAGCGCGAGCGCAACCGCGTGAAGCTGGTGAACTTGGGCTTCCAGGCGCTGCGGCAGCACGTGCCGCACGGCGGCGCCAGCAAGAAGCTGAGCAAGGTGGAGACGCTGCGCTCGGCCGTGGAGTACATCCGCGCGCTGCAGCGCCTGCTGGCCGAGCACGACGCCGTGCGCAACGCACTGGCGGGAGGGCTGCGGCCGCCGGCTGTGCGGCCGTCTGCGCCCCGCGGGCAGCCTGGGACCACCGCGGTCGCCGCCTCGCCCTCCCGCGCTTCTTCGTCCCCGGGCCGCGGGGGCAGCTCGGAGCCCGGCTCCCCGCGTTCCGCCTACTCGTCGGACGACAGCGGCTGCGAGGGCGCGCTGAGTCCCGCGGAGCGCGAGCTGCTCGACTTCTCCAGCTGGTTAGGGGGCTACTGA